In a genomic window of Fusobacterium sp.:
- a CDS encoding DUF3343 domain-containing protein — MKEEKFLLLVADSTHLIIKSEKLLKENGIECRIIPLPSEVKATCGLSIKTEFENRNRADELFKSNGIELEEYSVIKKGLKKHIEKLD; from the coding sequence ATGAAAGAGGAAAAGTTTCTTTTGCTTGTTGCCGACTCTACACATCTTATAATCAAGAGTGAAAAATTACTTAAAGAAAATGGGATAGAATGTAGAATAATTCCACTCCCTTCTGAAGTGAAGGCAACTTGTGGTCTCTCGATCAAAACAGAGTTTGAAAATAGAAATAGAGCAGATGAACTGTTTAAATCTAATGGGATAGAATTAGAAGAATATAGTGTAATAAAAAAAGGTTTAAAAAAACATATAGAAAAATTAGATTAA
- the yedF gene encoding sulfurtransferase-like selenium metabolism protein YedF translates to MIKVNAVGQTCPIPIIMTKNALKDIEEGEVEVLVDNKISLENLQKMSKEMGYDYSIAETGEVFRIVINKIKEEVEEFEDEDNTVVVIDSIYMGKGDPELGRILMKGFIYTLTEVEVLPKTIIFYNEGVKLAVENSESLNDLKNLEKRGVEILCCGTCVNFYGLTDEVKIGSITNMYNIVNKQMYARRIIKP, encoded by the coding sequence ATGATAAAAGTTAATGCAGTGGGGCAAACTTGTCCAATTCCTATTATAATGACAAAGAATGCTTTGAAAGATATAGAAGAAGGAGAAGTAGAAGTATTAGTTGATAATAAAATATCTCTTGAGAATCTTCAAAAAATGTCAAAAGAAATGGGATATGATTACAGTATTGCTGAAACTGGAGAAGTATTTAGAATTGTTATCAATAAAATAAAAGAAGAAGTTGAAGAGTTTGAAGACGAGGATAATACAGTTGTGGTAATAGATTCTATATATATGGGAAAAGGAGATCCTGAACTTGGAAGAATACTTATGAAAGGATTTATTTATACTCTTACAGAGGTAGAAGTTCTTCCTAAAACTATAATTTTCTATAATGAGGGAGTAAAACTTGCTGTAGAAAATTCTGAAAGCTTAAATGATTTAAAAAATCTTGAAAAAAGAGGGGTAGAAATACTTTGTTGTGGAACATGTGTCAATTTTTACGGATTGACAGATGAAGTAAAAATTGGTAGTATAACTAATATGTATAACATTGTAAATAAGCAGATGTATGCAAGAAGGATAATAAAACCATGA
- the selB gene encoding selenocysteine-specific translation elongation factor, whose protein sequence is MRNVIIGTAGHIDHGKTTVVKGLTGQDTDTLPEEKTRGMTIDLGFTFFTLSNGRKIGIVDVPGHEKFIKNMAAGVTGIDMILFIIACDDGIKPQTLEHADIIKILGVKRGIILLTKRDLVDEAKVFELKKNVKELFKNSYLENSAILEISDKDSQSFEKLKKLLEKEIFKVEDNQNEIKDFRLDIDRVFSVKGFGTVVTGTSKNDKISVGDIVMIYPQQKEIKIKGIENHGNRVEILEAGNRCALNINIDSKEIKRGNIIAKKNSLIISNKIDCIFTLLKRSSNMKNNQRIRVNIGTEELIGRVKIFHEDEIFSGNKKFVQIEFEKESAFSIGDVGIVRSFSPISTIGGIEIINISKERAKRKDLKYLERLEILSSKNKYKKIESIILNSDNIFLNKESIELLLGEKVLETDIESSQNTQKIFDDIYINTNKLENLENKILEYLDQYHQKYPLITGIKRSELKNRFFENYSIKVYNIIIEYFKKKATIEIQEEYIFKKGFKIKLNKKQNKMKDDIFSIYKKNGFTPQKIEDVSKMFENKEFFSTVHSYMVYNFFLMELKEENFMLKGFFQESEKKIKKYLEENKKITLTEARELLKVSRKSVLLILEKLDENGITKRINEYRILK, encoded by the coding sequence ATGAGAAATGTAATAATAGGAACAGCAGGTCATATTGATCATGGGAAAACAACTGTTGTAAAAGGACTGACAGGACAGGATACTGACACTCTTCCTGAAGAAAAAACAAGAGGAATGACAATTGATTTGGGATTTACTTTTTTTACTTTAAGTAATGGGAGAAAAATTGGAATAGTAGATGTTCCTGGTCATGAAAAATTTATAAAAAATATGGCAGCAGGAGTCACAGGAATAGATATGATTCTTTTTATTATAGCCTGTGATGATGGAATTAAACCCCAAACTTTGGAACATGCTGATATCATAAAAATATTAGGTGTTAAAAGGGGAATAATACTTCTTACTAAAAGGGATTTAGTAGATGAAGCTAAAGTATTTGAACTTAAGAAAAATGTGAAAGAGCTTTTTAAAAATTCATATTTAGAAAATAGTGCAATCTTGGAAATATCTGATAAAGATTCTCAAAGTTTTGAAAAATTAAAAAAATTACTGGAAAAAGAGATATTTAAAGTAGAAGATAATCAGAATGAAATTAAAGATTTTAGATTGGATATAGATAGAGTATTTTCTGTAAAAGGATTTGGAACAGTAGTTACAGGTACTTCTAAAAATGATAAAATTTCTGTTGGAGATATTGTAATGATTTATCCTCAACAGAAAGAAATAAAAATAAAAGGAATAGAAAATCATGGAAATAGAGTAGAAATTCTGGAAGCTGGAAATAGATGTGCTTTAAATATAAATATAGATTCTAAAGAAATAAAGAGAGGAAACATTATAGCTAAAAAAAATTCTCTCATTATATCTAATAAAATTGATTGTATTTTTACACTTTTAAAAAGAAGCAGTAATATGAAAAATAATCAGAGAATAAGAGTAAATATAGGAACAGAAGAACTTATAGGAAGAGTGAAAATATTTCATGAAGATGAAATATTTTCTGGAAATAAAAAATTTGTGCAAATAGAATTCGAGAAAGAATCAGCTTTTTCTATAGGAGATGTAGGAATAGTGAGAAGTTTTTCACCAATATCTACTATTGGAGGAATAGAAATAATAAATATTTCTAAAGAGAGGGCAAAAAGAAAAGACTTAAAATATTTAGAAAGATTAGAGATTCTTTCTTCTAAAAATAAATATAAAAAAATAGAAAGTATAATATTGAATAGTGACAATATATTTTTGAACAAAGAAAGCATAGAACTTCTTTTAGGAGAAAAAGTATTAGAGACAGATATAGAAAGCTCTCAAAATACACAGAAAATATTTGATGATATTTATATAAACACAAATAAGTTAGAAAACTTAGAAAATAAAATTTTAGAATACTTGGATCAATATCACCAAAAATATCCATTAATTACAGGAATAAAGAGATCAGAACTAAAAAATAGATTTTTTGAAAATTATTCAATAAAGGTGTATAATATAATTATAGAGTATTTTAAGAAAAAAGCTACTATTGAAATACAGGAAGAATATATTTTTAAAAAAGGCTTTAAAATAAAGTTAAATAAAAAACAGAACAAGATGAAAGATGATATATTTTCAATATATAAAAAAAATGGATTTACTCCACAAAAAATAGAAGATGTATCAAAGATGTTTGAGAATAAAGAATTTTTTTCAACAGTTCATTCATACATGGTATATAACTTTTTTCTTATGGAACTGAAAGAAGAAAATTTTATGCTTAAGGGATTTTTTCAAGAAAGTGAAAAAAAGATAAAAAAATATCTTGAAGAAAATAAAAAAATAACTTTAACAGAAGCTAGAGAATTATTAAAAGTTAGCAGAAAATCAGTTCTCTTAATATTAGAAAAATTAGATGAAAATGGGATAACTAAAAGAATTAATGAGTATAGGATTTTAAAATAA
- the selA gene encoding L-seryl-tRNA(Sec) selenium transferase has product MEKNLFQKLPKVDILMKNEKLEEISKKLSYHNYYQAVKDGIEFFRNKIKNREIDNFSEDEVILKIKEISRVKNKLNLRKVINGTGTIIHTNLGRSILNEKITEDLGEILLNYSNLEYDLETGSRGSRYSHIEKLICEITGAEGALIVNNNAAAVILCLNEFANGRNTIVSRGELVEIGGSFRIPEIMKLAGTTLKEVGTTNKTHIFDYEDNIDEETAVLLKVHTSNFKITGFTEETDKKDIAKLGKKYGLLTMEDLGSGVLVDFSKYGLSKEPTIQESINSEIDIVTVSGDKLLGGPQCGIILGKKPLIERLKKNQYLRAFRVNKITISILENIFQYYKDKREALKEIPVLKMITEEKEKVLERAEKLSSMLLEGNIENNIIETEAKIGGGSMPEETIKSYGICFVGDAVLLEKRFRANDIPIIGRIKNNHFIIDVKTLREKDFEEILGAAERILL; this is encoded by the coding sequence ATGGAGAAAAATCTGTTTCAAAAACTTCCTAAAGTAGATATTCTTATGAAAAATGAAAAGCTGGAAGAGATAAGTAAAAAATTAAGTTATCACAATTATTATCAGGCAGTTAAAGATGGAATAGAGTTTTTTAGAAATAAAATCAAAAATAGAGAAATAGATAACTTTTCAGAAGATGAAGTAATTTTAAAAATAAAAGAAATATCAAGAGTTAAAAATAAATTGAATTTAAGAAAGGTTATAAATGGAACTGGAACTATAATTCATACTAATTTAGGTCGTTCTATCTTAAATGAAAAAATAACTGAAGATTTAGGAGAAATACTTTTAAACTACAGCAACCTTGAATATGATTTAGAAACTGGAAGTAGAGGGAGCAGATATTCTCATATAGAAAAACTAATATGTGAAATAACAGGAGCAGAAGGAGCACTAATAGTAAATAATAATGCTGCAGCTGTTATTTTATGTCTGAATGAATTTGCCAATGGAAGAAATACAATTGTATCAAGAGGAGAATTAGTTGAAATAGGGGGCTCTTTTAGAATTCCTGAAATAATGAAATTAGCTGGAACAACTTTGAAAGAAGTAGGAACAACAAATAAAACTCATATTTTTGATTATGAAGATAATATAGATGAAGAAACAGCAGTCTTGTTGAAAGTTCATACTTCTAATTTTAAAATAACTGGTTTTACAGAAGAAACTGATAAAAAAGATATAGCAAAACTTGGAAAAAAGTATGGATTGCTGACAATGGAAGATCTTGGAAGTGGAGTATTAGTTGATTTTTCAAAATATGGACTTTCTAAGGAACCAACTATTCAGGAAAGTATCAATTCAGAAATAGACATAGTTACTGTAAGTGGAGATAAACTTTTAGGTGGACCCCAATGTGGTATAATTTTAGGAAAAAAGCCATTGATAGAAAGATTGAAAAAGAATCAATATCTAAGAGCTTTTCGTGTAAATAAAATAACTATTTCCATACTGGAAAATATTTTTCAATATTATAAAGACAAAAGGGAAGCTTTAAAAGAGATTCCAGTTTTAAAAATGATAACTGAAGAAAAAGAAAAGGTATTAGAGAGAGCAGAAAAATTATCATCTATGCTCTTAGAAGGAAATATAGAAAATAATATAATTGAAACAGAAGCTAAAATAGGTGGAGGCTCTATGCCAGAAGAAACAATAAAAAGTTATGGTATTTGTTTTGTTGGAGATGCTGTTTTGCTGGAAAAAAGATTCAGAGCAAATGATATTCCTATAATAGGAAGGATAAAAAATAATCATTTTATTATAGATGTAAAGACATTAAGAGAAAAAGACTTTGAAGAAATATTAGGAGCTGCTGAAAGGATACTTCTATGA
- the selD gene encoding selenide, water dikinase SelD, producing the protein MGPEVLSDVLSKLPSVEDKNLIVGFDKSDDAAVYKLTDDIAMIQTLDFFTPMVDDPYVFGQIAAANSLSDVYAMGGIPKTAMNIVCFPEKMDINILGEILRGGAEKVAEAGAVLSGGHSIHDSEIKYGLSVTGIAHPEKILKNHGCETGDILICTKSLGTGIITTASKVGMASEKALKKSIENMTALNKYVGEIIVKYPVTACTDITGFGFLGHSFEMAENSEKTLIFEAEFIPYIEEAKGYAQDFLITSGGQKNRNYVQKHVDFQNIPLWMQEILYDPQTSGGLLFSIKKEYIKELMEEFNFKNIEAHVVGSVVNKKDKFIIVR; encoded by the coding sequence ATAGGACCAGAGGTCTTAAGTGATGTACTTTCAAAACTTCCAAGTGTGGAAGATAAAAATCTAATAGTAGGATTTGATAAATCAGATGATGCGGCAGTATATAAGCTTACTGATGATATAGCTATGATACAGACTTTGGATTTTTTTACTCCTATGGTAGATGATCCTTATGTCTTTGGACAAATAGCAGCAGCTAATTCATTGAGTGATGTATATGCTATGGGAGGAATTCCTAAAACAGCAATGAACATAGTATGCTTTCCTGAAAAAATGGATATAAATATTCTTGGAGAGATATTAAGAGGTGGAGCTGAAAAAGTTGCAGAAGCAGGAGCTGTTCTAAGTGGTGGACACTCAATACATGATTCTGAAATAAAATATGGACTGTCAGTTACAGGGATTGCCCATCCAGAAAAAATTTTAAAAAATCATGGATGTGAAACTGGAGATATTCTTATATGCACCAAATCTTTAGGAACAGGGATAATTACAACTGCTTCAAAAGTAGGAATGGCAAGTGAGAAGGCTTTAAAAAAATCTATAGAAAATATGACTGCTTTAAATAAATATGTAGGAGAAATTATTGTAAAATACCCTGTTACTGCCTGTACAGATATAACTGGATTTGGATTTTTAGGGCATTCTTTTGAAATGGCTGAAAATTCTGAGAAAACTTTAATTTTTGAAGCTGAATTTATCCCTTATATAGAAGAAGCAAAGGGATATGCTCAAGATTTTCTTATAACAAGTGGTGGGCAAAAAAATAGAAATTATGTACAGAAACATGTAGATTTTCAAAATATTCCTCTATGGATGCAGGAAATATTATATGATCCTCAGACTTCAGGAGGATTATTATTTTCAATAAAAAAAGAGTATATTAAAGAATTGATGGAAGAATTTAATTTTAAAAATATAGAAGCGCATGTAGTTGGAAGTGTTGTAAATAAAAAGGATAAATTTATTATTGTGAGGTAG
- a CDS encoding Ppx/GppA phosphatase family protein, translating into MTNENDKYIKGIIDIGTNSCRLFIAEIMKTKEEINILNELVKEVEIVKLGEEVNKNHFLKEEAIERTIECLKKYKETADKYEVKELKAFATSATRDADNREEFLKKVRDLGIEIECISGEEEAKLNFLGNSLVFDERILVIDIGGGSTEFTLGKNNEIDFIKSIDIGAVRATEKFFSRDDYSKENIEKCKEWIKKNIEEIKKIRDEEFKVVGVAGTATTQISVKKEMKIYNSQQVHMSEISVKELEENLKLFISKNIEEREEIIGLEPKRADVIIAGTIILITILKELNRDKIVISESDNLTGAMIKEEENE; encoded by the coding sequence ATGACAAATGAAAATGATAAATATATAAAGGGAATAATAGATATAGGAACAAATTCATGCAGATTATTTATAGCTGAAATTATGAAAACTAAAGAGGAAATAAATATTTTAAATGAATTAGTAAAAGAAGTAGAAATTGTAAAACTTGGAGAAGAGGTAAATAAAAATCATTTTCTCAAGGAAGAAGCAATAGAAAGAACTATTGAGTGTCTAAAAAAATATAAAGAAACAGCAGATAAATATGAAGTAAAAGAATTGAAAGCTTTTGCTACATCAGCAACAAGAGATGCAGATAATAGAGAAGAATTTTTAAAAAAAGTCAGAGATTTAGGGATTGAAATAGAGTGTATATCTGGAGAAGAGGAAGCCAAACTAAATTTTCTTGGAAATTCTTTAGTATTTGATGAGAGAATACTGGTTATAGATATAGGTGGAGGAAGTACAGAATTTACTCTTGGAAAAAATAATGAAATTGATTTTATAAAAAGTATAGATATTGGTGCTGTGAGAGCTACAGAAAAGTTCTTTTCTCGAGATGATTACTCAAAAGAGAATATAGAAAAATGTAAGGAATGGATAAAAAAAAATATTGAAGAAATAAAAAAAATCAGAGATGAAGAATTTAAAGTAGTGGGAGTGGCTGGAACAGCTACTACACAGATATCTGTAAAAAAAGAAATGAAAATATATAATAGCCAGCAAGTACACATGTCTGAAATATCTGTGAAGGAATTAGAGGAAAATTTAAAACTATTTATTTCAAAAAATATAGAGGAAAGAGAAGAAATAATTGGTCTTGAACCAAAGAGAGCAGATGTGATAATAGCAGGAACTATTATCTTGATAACTATTTTAAAAGAATTGAATAGAGATAAGATAGTTATTTCTGAATCAGATAATCTGACAGGAGCTATGATAAAGGAGGAAGAAAATGAGTGA
- the htpX gene encoding zinc metalloprotease HtpX: protein MKTLKTFILMAVMTFILMLIGNAVAGREGLIFALIMAGVMNFVSYWFSDKIVLSMYGAQPVDENSRLYQLVKKLATEAEIPMPKVYILNEDQPNAFATGRNPNHAAVAVTRGLMDIVDEDELSGVIGHELGHVHNRDILIGTVAATMAGAITFLANMAKWAAIFGGRSNRNDDRDRGNPLAMIAVAIFAPIAAMLVQMAISRTREYKADEFGAKVSGNPLYLARALRKLEDYSSRIPMRNAAPATENMFIVNPLTGSKMASLFSTHPSTEDRIRKLQEMAY from the coding sequence GTGAAAACTTTAAAAACTTTTATACTAATGGCTGTTATGACATTTATTCTTATGCTCATAGGGAATGCTGTAGCTGGAAGAGAAGGACTTATTTTTGCTTTAATAATGGCAGGAGTAATGAATTTCGTCTCATACTGGTTTAGTGATAAAATAGTATTATCCATGTATGGAGCACAACCAGTAGATGAAAACAGTCGTTTATATCAATTAGTAAAAAAACTGGCTACTGAAGCTGAAATACCTATGCCTAAGGTATATATATTAAATGAAGATCAACCTAATGCTTTCGCCACTGGAAGAAATCCAAATCATGCTGCTGTTGCTGTTACAAGAGGACTTATGGATATAGTTGATGAAGATGAACTTTCTGGTGTCATTGGACATGAACTTGGACATGTACATAACAGAGATATCTTAATAGGAACCGTTGCAGCTACCATGGCAGGAGCTATCACTTTCCTTGCCAATATGGCAAAATGGGCTGCAATATTTGGTGGAAGAAGTAATAGAAATGATGACAGAGATAGAGGAAATCCTTTAGCAATGATTGCAGTAGCTATCTTTGCTCCTATTGCTGCTATGCTTGTGCAGATGGCTATATCTAGAACTAGAGAATACAAGGCTGATGAATTTGGAGCAAAAGTCAGTGGAAATCCTTTGTATCTTGCAAGAGCATTGAGAAAACTAGAAGATTACAGCAGCAGAATTCCTATGAGAAATGCTGCTCCAGCTACAGAAAATATGTTTATAGTAAATCCATTAACTGGAAGTAAGATGGCTTCTCTTTTCAGTACACATCCATCTACTGAAGACAGAATAAGGAAGCTTCAAGAAATGGCTTATTAA
- a CDS encoding YihY/virulence factor BrkB family protein → MNIKRKLIYFFKEVARQGKISNIISGIQRALENYKRANSALWVTSLCFYTLLSLVPVFAILFSLGSWLGVAENIIIQLSKYSPLNEEMITFLVEFSENLLENARSGVLAGIGFLSLGWTLITMFSIVEKSFNDIWQVEKSRMILRKITDYIAFFLLFPLLILTINGGMVILGKKLEGIYDISPYLLQIIPSLSIFLFFTALYMLIPNTKVKLIPAFFSAIFTSALFSGLQYFFIHLQVMIITYNRIYGSFSVIFIFFLWLKIMWFFIILGAHLSYFLQNKDLKSHSNNVNGISFKSKEYTGMIIIRELIRRYLNNLSPITAKELSENSNIPYDIILHILHIFEEHGLVAKVINIKNDNEEGFTILQNIEQINFKKIFNILENSGEDVKLQVNDDNRAFYRIIKNKDFDFLIKDLLENNK, encoded by the coding sequence ATGAATATAAAGAGAAAACTAATTTACTTTTTTAAAGAAGTAGCTAGACAGGGAAAAATATCCAATATAATTTCAGGTATTCAAAGAGCATTAGAAAATTATAAAAGAGCCAACTCTGCCCTCTGGGTTACATCTCTTTGTTTTTATACTCTTCTATCTCTTGTTCCTGTATTTGCAATTTTATTCAGTTTAGGAAGTTGGTTAGGGGTAGCAGAAAATATCATTATTCAGTTGAGCAAATATTCTCCTTTGAATGAAGAAATGATTACATTTCTTGTTGAATTTTCTGAAAATCTTTTAGAAAATGCAAGAAGTGGAGTTCTGGCTGGAATAGGATTTTTATCATTGGGTTGGACTTTGATCACTATGTTTTCTATTGTTGAAAAATCATTTAATGATATCTGGCAGGTAGAAAAATCAAGAATGATTTTAAGGAAAATAACTGATTATATAGCTTTTTTTCTATTATTTCCATTACTTATACTTACTATAAATGGTGGTATGGTTATATTAGGTAAAAAATTAGAAGGTATTTATGACATTTCCCCTTATCTTTTACAGATAATACCATCTCTTAGTATATTTTTATTTTTTACAGCATTGTATATGCTTATACCTAATACAAAAGTAAAATTGATTCCAGCTTTTTTTTCAGCAATTTTTACATCTGCACTTTTTTCAGGGCTTCAATATTTCTTTATACATCTTCAAGTAATGATTATCACATATAATAGGATATATGGAAGTTTTTCTGTTATTTTTATTTTCTTCTTATGGCTGAAAATAATGTGGTTCTTTATTATTCTTGGAGCTCATTTATCATATTTTTTACAAAACAAAGATTTAAAATCTCACTCTAATAATGTAAATGGAATAAGCTTCAAATCTAAAGAATACACTGGAATGATAATAATAAGAGAGCTTATAAGAAGATATTTAAATAATCTTTCTCCAATTACAGCAAAAGAATTATCTGAAAACAGTAATATTCCTTATGATATTATTCTTCATATTCTTCATATATTTGAAGAACATGGATTAGTAGCAAAAGTTATCAATATAAAGAATGATAACGAAGAAGGTTTTACTATACTTCAAAATATAGAACAGATAAATTTTAAAAAAATATTTAATATTTTAGAAAACTCTGGTGAAGACGTCAAATTACAAGTTAATGATGATAACAGAGCTTTCTATAGAATAATCAAAAACAAAGACTTTGATTTTTTAATCAAAGATCTTTTAGAAAATAATAAATGA